A DNA window from Janibacter sp. A1S7 contains the following coding sequences:
- a CDS encoding inorganic diphosphatase: MEFDVTIEIPKGQKNKYEVDHETGRIRLDRMLFTSMAYPSDYGYVEDSLGEDGDPLDALVLLDEPTWPGCLVRARPIGMFRMRDEAGGDDKILCVPAGDPRKEGIKELEDISEFWRLEIQHFFETYKDLEPGKSVEGAHWVARDEAEQTVLEALERAKANGMSTARWTMPSSGHIPEPEDVTHSEEDIKAAASRARELLATEESPLSDDE; this comes from the coding sequence GTGGAGTTCGACGTCACCATCGAGATCCCGAAGGGTCAGAAGAACAAGTACGAGGTCGACCACGAGACCGGCCGGATCCGCTTGGACCGGATGCTCTTCACCTCCATGGCCTACCCGAGCGACTACGGCTACGTCGAGGACAGCCTCGGCGAGGACGGGGACCCGCTGGACGCGCTCGTCCTGCTCGACGAGCCGACCTGGCCCGGCTGCCTCGTGCGGGCCCGGCCGATCGGCATGTTCCGGATGCGCGACGAGGCCGGCGGGGACGACAAGATCCTGTGCGTGCCGGCCGGCGACCCCCGCAAGGAGGGCATCAAGGAGCTCGAGGACATCAGCGAGTTCTGGCGCCTGGAGATCCAGCACTTCTTCGAGACGTACAAGGACCTCGAGCCCGGCAAGTCCGTCGAGGGCGCCCACTGGGTCGCCAGGGACGAGGCCGAGCAGACCGTGCTCGAGGCTCTCGAGCGGGCGAAGGCCAACGGCATGAGCACCGCTCGCTGGACGATGCCCTCCTCCGGCCACATTCCCGAGCCCGAGGACGTGACGCACTCCGAGGAGGACATCAAGGCGGCGGCCTCCCGTGCCCGTGAGCTGCTGGCCACCGAGGAGAGCCCCCTCAGCGACGACGAGTGA
- the dacB gene encoding D-alanyl-D-alanine carboxypeptidase/D-alanyl-D-alanine endopeptidase, whose protein sequence is MRRTLIAVICLAALLIGYGTADAYDRVPGVLTIDEEATQQVRKAPATTPVLPAASTEAPVPTTAGLTAALEEDAEATALGKRVGVVVRDALTGEILYAHDSDAPITPASTAKLLTAAAVAETADLTRVMTTQVVAGDQPGELVLVAAGDTMLARGDGDPKSVEGRAGLADLARQVAASVEAKGEADYSLRLDMTYAHGERYPPTWDMADVAAGYTQGVTMIGLAGQRPKPFDAAPKFPEREVLKALAKELKAVGIDVETDTSTKQWQTPAPEDAEVLGAVDSAPIGDVLALALDESDNALTENVARQVAAAHGAGTSTAEVSDWVRQTLTSAGVDLTGVTLKDNSGLSSGQKVPARVISDVMQLGITGSAQELTSMLAELPVAGLTGTLHDRFDTDDSRSAAGLARAKTGTLTGTSALAGTTTTADGRLLTFVLLADRVPSTTGTLGARAVLDRMVADLTDCGCR, encoded by the coding sequence GTGCGCCGCACACTCATCGCCGTGATCTGCCTCGCAGCGTTGCTCATCGGGTACGGCACCGCAGACGCGTACGACCGCGTCCCGGGTGTGCTGACGATCGACGAGGAGGCCACCCAGCAGGTCCGGAAGGCCCCTGCGACGACCCCCGTCCTGCCCGCGGCGTCGACCGAGGCGCCCGTGCCCACGACGGCCGGTCTGACTGCTGCCCTCGAGGAGGACGCCGAGGCCACGGCGCTCGGCAAACGTGTCGGTGTCGTGGTGCGCGACGCGCTCACCGGTGAGATCCTCTACGCCCACGACAGCGACGCGCCGATCACCCCGGCCTCGACCGCGAAGCTGCTCACCGCCGCTGCGGTGGCCGAGACCGCCGACCTCACCCGGGTCATGACGACGCAGGTCGTGGCCGGCGACCAGCCCGGCGAACTGGTTCTCGTCGCGGCCGGTGACACGATGCTCGCCCGCGGCGACGGTGACCCCAAGTCCGTCGAGGGCCGGGCCGGCCTCGCGGACCTCGCCCGCCAGGTGGCCGCCTCGGTCGAGGCGAAGGGGGAGGCGGACTACTCCCTTCGCCTCGACATGACGTATGCCCACGGGGAGCGGTACCCGCCGACGTGGGACATGGCGGACGTCGCGGCCGGGTACACCCAGGGCGTGACGATGATCGGTCTGGCGGGGCAACGCCCCAAGCCCTTCGACGCGGCGCCGAAGTTCCCCGAGCGCGAGGTGCTCAAGGCGCTGGCCAAGGAGCTGAAGGCCGTCGGGATCGACGTCGAGACGGACACCTCCACGAAGCAGTGGCAGACGCCCGCGCCCGAGGACGCCGAGGTGCTCGGTGCCGTGGACTCCGCCCCGATCGGGGACGTGCTCGCCCTGGCGCTCGACGAGAGCGACAACGCCCTGACCGAGAACGTCGCCCGTCAGGTCGCGGCCGCGCACGGCGCCGGCACCTCGACCGCGGAGGTCTCCGACTGGGTCAGACAGACCCTCACCAGCGCCGGCGTCGACCTCACCGGCGTCACACTCAAGGACAACAGCGGGCTCAGCTCGGGGCAGAAGGTGCCCGCGCGGGTGATCTCCGATGTCATGCAGTTGGGCATCACCGGCTCGGCGCAGGAGCTGACCTCGATGCTGGCCGAGCTGCCCGTCGCGGGCCTGACCGGCACGCTGCACGACCGCTTCGACACCGATGACAGCCGCAGTGCCGCCGGGCTCGCCCGCGCCAAGACCGGCACCCTGACGGGCACCTCCGCGCTCGCCGGCACGACGACGACCGCCGACGGGCGGCTGCTCACCTTCGTGCTCCTCGCCGACCGGGTGCCCTCGACCACGGGCACGCTCGGTGCCCGCGCGGTGCTCGACCGCATGGTCGCCGACCTGACCGACTGCGGCTGTCGGTGA
- a CDS encoding alpha/beta fold hydrolase: MRYYSRDGLTFDVDDSGPRGGEVVVLLHGWPQDRTAWDKVAPPLEAAGLRVLAPDLRGYSPGARPPHHLDYEISELVGDVIALLDEAGAARAHIVGHDWGGALAWAVAARHPDRVQTLTVLSTPSPSGMAYGFRRGDQLKASWYMGFFALPVLPVLFFRLFAQQVLEKVGMPHQRAVYDAKRLKAKSSAQGSLNWYRAALSPTLLWRKRSRPGRPRRSKHREMLPTAFVWGAKDPAFADASTRHTVNRLRERAGEQVDLVHTLELDTGHWLMETHPDTIAEVIIERAGRAAPGEQRAG, from the coding sequence GTGCGCTACTACTCCCGTGACGGGCTGACCTTCGACGTCGACGACAGCGGACCCCGGGGCGGTGAGGTCGTCGTCCTGCTCCACGGCTGGCCCCAGGACCGCACTGCCTGGGACAAGGTGGCCCCGCCTCTCGAGGCCGCTGGGCTGCGCGTGCTCGCGCCGGACCTGCGGGGCTACTCCCCCGGGGCCCGTCCGCCGCACCACCTCGACTACGAGATCTCCGAGCTCGTCGGCGACGTCATCGCCCTGCTCGACGAGGCGGGCGCCGCGCGGGCGCACATCGTCGGGCACGACTGGGGCGGCGCCCTCGCCTGGGCCGTGGCCGCCCGTCACCCCGACCGCGTGCAGACGCTGACCGTCCTGTCGACGCCGAGCCCCTCCGGGATGGCGTACGGCTTCCGTCGCGGTGACCAGCTCAAGGCCAGCTGGTACATGGGCTTCTTCGCGTTGCCGGTCCTGCCGGTGCTGTTCTTCCGGCTCTTCGCCCAGCAGGTCCTGGAGAAGGTCGGGATGCCTCACCAGCGCGCCGTGTACGACGCGAAGCGACTGAAGGCGAAGAGCTCGGCCCAGGGATCGCTCAACTGGTACCGCGCGGCACTGTCACCGACCCTGCTGTGGCGCAAGCGATCCCGCCCGGGACGGCCCCGCCGCAGCAAGCACCGGGAGATGCTCCCGACCGCCTTCGTCTGGGGCGCGAAGGACCCTGCCTTCGCGGACGCGTCGACCCGACACACGGTCAACCGGCTGCGCGAACGCGCCGGCGAGCAGGTCGACCTCGTGCACACCCTCGAGCTGGACACCGGCCACTGGCTGATGGAGACCCACCCCGACACGATCGCCGAGGTCATCATCGAGCGAGCGGGTCGGGCGGCTCCCGGCGAGCAGCGCGCCGGCTGA
- a CDS encoding zinc-dependent metalloprotease: MPNYVDWTFAKSAGARLVPPGPDVSPEEATQVVEEIRELAAMAVDPVAATSRLTAPGDAPPPLVIDRPTWIDVNADSMAAMLDPALEAVAKRRDKEPSGLAQAVGSKITGTEAGGMLAFLSTKVLGQYDIAPGGTPALLLVAPNIVHTEREIKAVPRDFRLWVCLHEETHRVQFTAVPWLREHIIDSARTLAVDLVPDTTELRERVEQIATQLPKVFSGDSQGLAELVITPEQREQMAKVTAVMSLLEGHADVVMDDVGPAHVPTVRAIRRRFTERRKGAGAVDRLLRRLLGLEAKMRQYRDGAVFVRSVQEQVGVEGFNAVWTSPQTLPTPLEITDPAAWVRRVHG, encoded by the coding sequence GTGCCGAACTACGTCGACTGGACATTCGCCAAGAGCGCCGGAGCCCGCCTCGTGCCCCCCGGACCCGACGTGTCGCCGGAGGAGGCCACCCAGGTCGTCGAGGAGATCCGCGAGCTGGCGGCCATGGCCGTCGATCCCGTCGCGGCCACCTCCCGCCTGACCGCCCCCGGTGACGCGCCACCGCCACTGGTGATCGATCGCCCCACCTGGATCGACGTCAACGCCGACTCGATGGCCGCGATGCTCGACCCGGCGCTCGAGGCGGTCGCCAAGCGGCGCGACAAGGAGCCCTCGGGCCTGGCCCAGGCGGTCGGCAGCAAGATCACCGGCACCGAGGCCGGTGGGATGCTCGCCTTCCTGTCCACCAAGGTCCTCGGCCAGTACGACATCGCCCCCGGCGGCACCCCGGCGCTGCTGCTCGTCGCGCCGAACATCGTGCACACCGAGCGCGAGATCAAGGCCGTCCCGCGTGACTTCCGGCTGTGGGTGTGCCTGCACGAGGAAACCCACCGCGTGCAGTTCACCGCGGTGCCGTGGCTGCGCGAGCACATCATCGACTCCGCCCGCACCCTCGCCGTCGACCTCGTGCCCGACACGACCGAGTTGCGCGAGCGCGTCGAGCAGATCGCCACACAGCTGCCCAAGGTCTTCAGCGGGGACAGCCAAGGCCTCGCCGAGCTGGTCATCACGCCCGAGCAGCGCGAACAGATGGCCAAGGTCACCGCGGTCATGTCGCTGCTCGAGGGCCATGCGGACGTGGTCATGGACGACGTGGGTCCCGCGCACGTGCCGACCGTCCGCGCGATCCGGCGCCGCTTCACCGAGAGACGGAAGGGGGCCGGGGCCGTCGACCGTCTGCTGCGCCGCCTCCTCGGCCTCGAGGCGAAGATGCGCCAGTACCGCGACGGCGCGGTCTTCGTGCGCTCCGTCCAGGAGCAGGTGGGCGTCGAGGGGTTCAACGCCGTGTGGACCTCCCCCCAGACCCTGCCCACCCCGCTCGAGATCACCGACCCGGCCGCGTGGGTGCGCCGGGTGCACGGCTGA
- a CDS encoding SRPBCC family protein, with translation MTPVFVFHDRWPLAQSPQEVVRLLADAEGYPRWWPQVRSVERLDAASGRARIRSLLPLTLDVVLTREVEDRDGGVLRVRLSGDLVGWARWTVHPHDGGSVAVFEQEVRVAPRLERAATLASVVLRANHAWMMRQGRRGLAREITRRR, from the coding sequence GTGACCCCCGTCTTCGTCTTCCATGACCGCTGGCCACTCGCGCAGTCACCACAGGAGGTGGTCCGCCTGCTCGCCGACGCCGAGGGCTATCCGCGGTGGTGGCCCCAGGTGCGGTCGGTCGAGAGGCTCGACGCCGCGAGCGGTCGGGCGCGGATCCGCAGTCTGCTCCCGCTCACCCTGGACGTCGTCCTCACCCGGGAGGTCGAGGACCGCGACGGGGGTGTGCTGCGGGTGCGCCTGTCCGGTGACCTCGTCGGGTGGGCCCGGTGGACGGTGCATCCGCACGACGGGGGATCCGTCGCCGTCTTCGAGCAAGAGGTGAGGGTCGCGCCACGGCTGGAACGTGCCGCGACCCTCGCCTCGGTCGTGCTGCGGGCCAACCACGCGTGGATGATGCGGCAGGGCCGCCGGGGGTTGGCCCGGGAGATCACTCGTCGTCGCTGA